The Manduca sexta isolate Smith_Timp_Sample1 chromosome 24, JHU_Msex_v1.0, whole genome shotgun sequence nucleotide sequence tTTATCCTTATTTGACTATGGGTACAGGAATATAACGTTCTAAGTCGAAGATATTAATTGAACCGAATATCATCACATTTCTCTTAGTTTTTTGGACGAGGTCGGCATACCATCGCCGTGCTTGGAGCTCAAGCTCCATTTCATTGTTAGTTTTTTATACCTGCTGATCTAAATACAGTATAATACCTAATGTCAACGCACAATTTGTAAAACTTGAGATCAATAaccttgataaataaataaccgtAGGAAAAAAACCAATACCATAgaaaatattcaacaaaatgTCGCAACCTTTACATTTAATGCTTCGTTTTTTACAATTTGTGCCTACACAGTCATTATAACATTATTCATCGAAATAACTAACCAAACTCAATAACCATCAcgttttttgtctgttttttttttatattgcgaCATTGTTTTCGAAACATTTATACGTTTGTCTGATAAACAATATAACGTACATAGCAGGTATTGCATAAGGAAgtatatgtgtataaaaaaattaaaaagtaccaAATTTTTGCATTGCAATCGTGATCACTAAGTAATTTAAACATAagcacatattataaaagaagaCGCGAGATATatactaaaacatatttactaAAACAATGCGATATGTAGACCACTGTATTCATATACTActcatataacataaaataaaactgttgatTGTAATGTACATCATGAAATAATCACACTGAAATGTAAGTTACATTAATTCTGAAATACAAAACGTTTAATGAGATAATAAATGATTCACCTGTTTCAAAGACAATGGAACTTGCGCGGCTCTAATTCAGTGGAAGTCGATATAAAAACATACTCACTCGTCACGGAGCTCGTCTTTATCGAACGACATGGTAGTTGAGTTGTTGTGCTAACACTAAACACTTCTGAACGTATAACGTTTATCAGAGCCGGATCGATGGGTGTAACTGTGGATGTAACGATGGGTGCGGGCGCTGCACAACTGCCTCTAGTACTGTCAGCCACAACTCACAAGGTTTTCTGTCTAAGTCGGCAGGGTGCGGGCGTTCCACCAAGGGCTTGCGCGGAAGCTTTGCGCGTAGACACGGTCACGCAACCACCCGTGCTACACCCCATGTTTTACTTTGGGgtggattattttattaaacataaatagatACCTCTTTCTCCTATACTAGAAAACCAAAAAAAGACCATTAAAGGTTGTAACAGTAACAGGTTCCAACGTAAATAgtaatgaaatattaacattttgtttctCATATtgaattactaataattattaaattaacgaTTCTTTAATTCATCGTAGTTTAAGGGCTGATTATTTATAGGTTAGTGTTACGAGGCAATATAAAACATTGTCAATATCTTTTTCTAATTACCTATCCCTGAATGCGATAATGTAGACCTGGCCATATAGAGGGTTGCAGGTTGCGacacttaaatttttaaaaggcGTTTTTTTGCGCGTCATGTTCTTGTGGCTAATTTTGAGATCAGGGAAATAATAATGAAGATTTAGcttctttaaaaattttaccttttagCCAGGCCTGTATTTAGATTTAACTAGATTTTTAACACTATTTCACATTGCCTAAATCATCTTCCCCAAAATGTATCAGTTCTCCATCCACAGTAGCATAATGTGACCTAACGAAAATAGAACTATAATCGCGGTGACCGAGGTACAAAAAGCAATAAGCAAGCGTTCAACTGTAAAATGGGTCGCCAATTTGTTACAATTGTAATTCAGCCATGGGCACAGAACGATGGCGAATGACATGTTAAAAATTAGGTGTTAGAAGTGGCATAAAAATACTATGAACGATGGATTTGATGCTTCATAGCGCGAAACCTTTACATACCAAATAGAAATATTGATTAGTCGCGGgtaaatacattaacataatGTAATCCCTATTTTATACAGTGTCGTCCATTTTCTGTAAAGTACATAGTAGACAATTACGGAAAAATCCATTTAGCGAACATGGAACTCGTATAAGattcaaaactttataattcaatttcgATAGAGCAGTGTAAATAATACCAATACAACTTCTGCTGCAAACCCATCTAACATTTAAGATTATGTACCTAGTTTCACGTGTGTTATACTTATGCTCCTTTCGCTACTGTATATAGATGCATAATTCtcataaaatgtagatatacgtatataatattaagaaaggtatgaataaacatcaataaaacaaaaaaatatgcttgaacactttatttcaaagaaatttaTACAATCAGTATTATGATAACATAACAGGTCCCAGATAGAAAAATATGCTACTATGGTGTCAGAAGGATTGCATCAAACAATCATAAATgtgattgtttaaaattatttttttgccttTACATTTTAGCGAACATCGATATCGCTATCAGCATTACACAGGCAAAGTCAAAATTACTATTAGTACAATATAAAAGCAAATGATTTATAAAGTCGGGATCGACCCGGCTAGCAACTAATTAAAGCTTCATAGACACTGAAGACCAAATCGTACATGGAAGGAAAATGAGTTTTAGGGTTGATTGTTTGAAAATTACCTTTGTTTTGACTGTGCATAATGATGCAGCTGTCAAGTACAAAAAAGAGAAACAGCGAAACTACGCTAAATAATTATCTCGTTCTGCAATTCTGATACGGTTCACGTTAATTCTTGTCAAACGAGATTTTTTGCACATGGTATAGTGAGATTTCTACCTTATACATACTTTCTGGTCATTCTATTTCACACTTTAGAACGTACAAGATTTTATGATAGGATAACGTGACGGTTATATTGTAACAGACAATATTGAtctacaaaacaaacaataatatatgaatCATGGTACATCGTAGAATGTCGTCATTTGTTACACCGTTGTaacgtttacaaaatataatagttatgtTTTCAAACAACCGAGCCCCAGTTACATAGAAACacacacataatataaatgtggCTTATCTATTTTGATATAAACGTTGTAGTACTTAAATCACGGTATTCGTAAGTTAAATTcacattttacttattataacattaaaaacattttcatatgaCGTTATATGTTATAAACACAGAAGCAAATCAAGAGCATGTAGAGTTGCGTCACAGTATTCTTACATAGAAACTTTCACACCCACTATATTATATCTCTGTATACGTACTTAATTCAGTCCACACATAGTTTATATCAAAAACTATATGCTGTCTTTTCCAAATTTGaaagaaatcaataataaaataaaattagactaCTGACTAGGAGACATGCTGTTCCTAAAACTTACACTAACacgaaaaatattatgtactatagaATGTAAGCCTGTACTCAagataatgatattaaaaaagtagATGAAGATTATTGAAGTCATATccaatttatacttattaatttacttcAACGGCTATAATAGGCTACTAGGAATATTATATGTCACATATTGTTTAAAACAGTGGTGTATAAATCGGTTTGATATTATTAACCATAAAAGAGCGAAAGCCAATCTCACTCAACTCAGctaaaagcaaaaatattctttactccacaacttacatattaatatataatgtataataattgtgacatttcaatttctaaaataatatgggtttaaatattatattttgactgGGATATAATAAGAGCAAATCAGAAACCATGGAGATATATGAAAAGTATCTTAAAACAGAAACCCAAAGTAGACTGCAGTTGCActcaatcaatattttaaataccttcGTGAAGAACTATGccagcaataaaaatatctaaatttctACTTCGCACGAGTGTATCCTAGGGCTATGACGCCATAATATACGTTGTTCCTGCTTTATCTGATTCCGCAGCGGCACTACGTAcgacattttgtaaaaataatagaataaattaacccgataaaagaatataatacaggcGCTTAAACTGTTATCTATTAGTATCTAATAAGTTTTTGCTATTTATCTCCAATGGTTTGCAAACATTTCCCTCTCTAAGGTCGCTGTAGAAACACCTTCGTCTTCCCAAGATTATCATAATCGCCCTAAACAATAACTTGTGGCAAAGAATTTTagacatatttttctataatatactCCTCATATTTGCGGGGTTTTCCGCACCTaccaaaacaaattattttttttttgttcatcgtaaattacttatttaaatccACGCGGTTAGTCGCCATAGAATGTAagaaataaacagttttatgaataaaatggatttcgagACATCAATATCAGAATATAATACGTTTCGGTTTAATTCGATCAATTCCAACAATATACAGATCTTAGGATAATAGcgcaaattataacaaaacataagaTTACATAGGGTACTTAtatgaatgttttttatttaagtaggtGTATATAACTTGCGAATCACTTAATCGGTTACATtttcgtttataataaaaaaatgtaaaatacataaatgcaAACAACAAATTGTCACTGAAAATATATAAGGCTGATGACAAATTTGACCACAATAGTAATTATTAACGACGCCACTTGGCGCGCCTTCTGTGATATCGTAATCTGTGATAACATATTctattttacacttttttaaatctttattagttaaaataaaaacaataataatataattcaatgtcGATAATAACGATAAAGATTACCAACAGATATTTTTGTCTTTTGAATCACATGCGTATTCCTTATTTTGACACCAAGACAAAATGCGGTTGCAGAATAAAAAATGGATTTTCTGCGATGAATTCATAACCTCTTATTTGGTACCTCATAAAAAATCTCTCGCCTGACACTGCCTAACAACACAGCTTAAACCGGTCTCTTGTAGTGTGAAATTTCGCACtggtatacatatttttatacttacaatgTAACTTAAGAGTGagcataaaaaaagattttcgaaaaaaatattttttttaaatggtacaTAACTATCAGGCGCATAACAAAAGATATGCACAAGTGAGTAAGTatatcgacattctattgattCAGGTATTATGTAGGTAATGCTATTTTCTTgaaggaaaaatatttcttacaataTGTACCTGTGTCACATacagatttcaatattttcatgtGAAGCCTCTCTGTCAAATAAGTTTAAGCTAATTCTGCCAACACCTCACTAATATTTGACGATAAAACACACACGTGTGTTACTATTATTAACACCTGCATGAATTCACATCGCACTATCATGTCAAAATATTTGCGACCTGTGATGCCGACGCAACGATTAAAACTCGTGTACAGACGCACACATACACTTCACGCCTGTGCAAAAATCTGTTTCGCTCGGCTTACTTTATTAATGCGTTGATTGCAGCAcaagtaaaataacttttttataattactgctAGCACATCAGGCTTATTTTCTGTACTTGTACAGCAAGAGCCAGCGGCATACAACATGTGTGTAAAAATACGCGGTAAGAATATACGGCGAATAAAACGCAAATGTATACGCCGCAGTTaacgtattaataaattaatttgcataaaaaatcaaaaattcaCACCCTAAGATATTCATGTGAACAACACATTAGTTCTGTCACATTTTATCGttacacattttattgttatttgattattttaaataaattcgacAAGCCAATTAAATGTCCAATTTCTGAAGTCCCTTGTTAGCATCAAGATTATGTTTTATCATGTATTGAGTTATCAGTTTGATAGCTTAGTAATTCGATTTTCTTTTCCTTACTCTGATTCCAAGCTAATAAAAAGATAAGTATCGGTTCAGAAACTGGACAAAAGttgataaatttaacaaaattaactttttttttaacagtttttatatGCATGAACTAATAAACTTTACCTTTGTTAAATGCGTaaggatatttataatattaataaagataattttgtcTTGGGAAGATAGCATGTGGCTCCTTGTAGTTTGGGTCCGGCTGGTTTCTGTAACGACGAGCGAGCCACACCGCAAATAGCTGTAACACAGTCAGAGTTATAGAGTTCTATGCTATAAATTATCGTACATTACACTGATCGAACAAGTAGTACTATAAGCAGGCAAACATGCAGTTCATGCTTTCTCTAAATAATGTGCATTAAAAAATTTATGAGAACGCAAAAGTGTTACTTTCcattttgcatatattttttttatagttagcTACCATCCCTTTTTCTTGTATTCATACATGCGACTGatctataggtactaatatacataaaaagcTTAAGAGtttcttgtttgtttgaacgcgcttatcttagaatagattatttttactaataggaagctttaAAAAGCGCCGATACCCTAGTTAgttttggaacggactgccgagacgaatgtccgcaggttcaaatctcaagggcacacactggGGGCGGAGGTGGCAAGAGTGGCCGATGCCCGCCCTTGGCACATCTTTCCTCTTTCCTACGCTAGGAGAGCCTTGTGCTTACAGTGCCATGGTGTGATGCCAGCAATTCTTTAAATTCGACGTTTGTTTTTGCTTCTTCCGCCAGCCACCCTATTAGAGAAACTCCGTGGCTACGCCATTGATTAgttgataaatattgaataaataagacaacagaaataaatattaatatataaaatattttagattaacacataaaatatttccgGGGCtttctttgattttattaatgatatcCATTTAatcttgtaaattaaaataaaatatttaaaaacataacaatattctATTGATTCAATAATCATCGTGCGTAATATCACGAATCGATTCAAATATGACGAATCAAAACACCGCCAATAAATATTGCACTGGGGTTTTCAAAAGTGTTAACCACCCCGGGaccatatttttatgaatcttCGACCCCAAACACGGCTAATGCCTATCGACTCACACAATTTAAAGCAGTAGTATTTTCTCAAATAATTTcctagtaaatatttatgatggTGAGTTTTTGCATGCAAGTTACAATCACCCAACGtaacaaaagatattttttctcaaatTCTTCggtaaaacacaaaaataagaACAATTTCATGCGCATGCAACAGCCATCTCCAATAAGCAAGTACAAGCCAGATAATGTGTTAGCGAAACCGATCCACCTCCAATAACATTAATGACATGAGCCTCCGAATGATTCACAGAAATGCACTTGGGTTAGCCCGTGGATCCTTTTGGTTACGATATCTTACTGTCAACCAAACACCAAGAAACTGAAAACAATTACTGTTAGTCACAAACAAATGCCttgaaacaagaaaatattttattaggaaaTCATGAATGTTAGGACACTTGCGAGCGAGCACTGAACACGGTTATGCAATGTAGTAATGTAACAATGAAACATGTTCACAGAATAACTTTCCAATTTCAATGCCATTCAAAACGCTGTTCGTTGGACACTAATGTAATACACATATCTCTTCTGTCTGGGCATattcaatgtgtatttatttgagACAAAACGAAtacgcaatttaaaaaaaaaaatcaaatgaaaaaGGGTTCAAGACtaactgtataatattttttttgtatttaattgaatactacacaaaaaaaacattcgatGCAACTATATTCATACTTATagttaatacattattatgGAAGGCATGAGAAAGTTCTACTGAGGAGATCCGAGTTTCGTTCATCAAACAGCGCCGACTCGGCAAACAGGTACTCAAATGACagctaatttttatttattaaatagttgaaTACCTTAAACGTTTACTTAAGATCCTATTCAAAAATAAGATTAGTTTATTAATACCTCCTTTAAAGGcttatagatatttaattagCTGTAATATTACATACTAATGTGACACCACTCgacggtattatttttatgaatagatatttctttattaaattatttaagtgttttatagaCTATTGAGATTTATTTTCTAACGAAAACCACATTTTACTCGAAAATGATGTAGAGTGCGTTCAGCTAATTTCGGACGGATTTCGGTGTGTTGCaaggagtctcgaaaatatttttttttctcataaaatatttaagcgataccaacattttaaatacatgaaactggttattatgaatgctactttatgtgataatttagtCACCTTTCAATTCTTTCTGTGTAAGCTTAataatagatgataatatcagtatagaaatttaaaatttttagaaaagatcggggtaagttcggactacgttctaataacgcttttaatgctagtatgataaggtccacaaaatcaaacagaagtctcaaaaatgttaaaagtgccaaatccaccttttttgtttcagtgCACATAGCGCACCCATTCTTGGTCGgagcatcaactgtggtatatagggtggggcaaaaagagaccgcgtagccgcctacatagcttaaactaaaaaataaccatagattcgtggtattttttcgttatacgatcttaccccgtacccgatcttacccgaacgcaccttataaACTTACCATATGATTAATTGAATAACTTATTGAAATAGTCTCAAAATATATTACCTCTGTGAAGCTGAAAAATAATCCGATGCCGCCACATAGTTTAAACGCATAGTCAatagtttcttttaatttttccatGCACGGTTCACATTGACAATTTGGTACATTTGAATCCTTACAGCAGCTAGCCTGGAATAAAAAATGCagaatttaatcaataatttatcgCTATACACGGATGCGCATGTTACAGTggctcatacaaaaatgttagcAGAAGCGCTACAAAATGTGGGCCAGTGCCTGCAGCACGAATTAGGAATTGCGTCCAGTTTGCGTATCGAATAAGTTAACGTTAAGGTATATCTCTACAGTTTGCTAGAAGAAACTATACGAGAAAAAAGACATTCGTGCTGCCGATTCCCATTTATTTGAGTTTACTGTTCCATGTCTACACGATTTACTCTTAGAGTTTACACGCGCGCAATGTAAATTTACTGctgtattttagttccaaatacgctcaCGGGACGCtgttcaaatattaattctaaaatttacttaatcgaaaaataatttaacgcaTACAATAACGTAAATAATCATACTAGAAGTTCTGACATTTCAATTACTAGCATTTGCTAGGTGGAAGTAGCGCAACAAACTCCCAAATTTACTATACTAGGTGACGTGCATCTTGTCGCGCAATATGGCGATATGACGTCCAATTGACGATGGACTTAGTTTTATTTGCACAGCTTAGTCCCACGTTTGATAGTCGGCACTAAATGTACTCGTAAAAAGAAAGAATACTGCAtactaaaagaaaaacaaatatttcgttACACACTCGTAGACATACGATATCTATGAGGCCGTAGCGATGTCCATAGCATTAAGtgttccttttttttttcatgagaAAAATCCTATTGTGTCCCCGTCGTGCATATGCAATGTAGACGGGGTATATCGGATTTTTACCGACTAAAAACCCCATGGTGGTCCCCATAAAGACTTTAGAATGACTCCGGAACTTCGAACCGAACACGCTAAAGCCATTCTAGTGCTAGCATTTTAAACACGACTCAGGGAGCATCATTGGTCCCCCAACAAAGCAAGGGTTCCATATAAATAACACATACACATATAACacactttaaatttttttatatttttttagcctatctaaactataataaaaaccaTTCATATGAAAATAACTTACATTTATAACATCACAAGAGGGATGGTCAGCATTAGTATTGTTCAGAGTATTCTGGAAACCACAGCACTGGTACCGATCTTGTACTTGCTGTCTTACATCAGTATCCATTTCATTCCAACCCTAAATTATGaattccaataaataattacttacattaattGTGTTAATTCATCTATGATAAGCGTTGGTttactaaaactaaaataaaataaaataaaatactttatttatcatgatatttattatgatacgtcaaaacaaagaataagaataattattatatctaaacaactattaaaattacttatataactatggacattttaaattagggataaagtttatacaaaagacaagatacaaaccgaagtaaccagctcgggctggcaagtagggggaaaaaaaaaacacgaaaacTGGCACGTTCACTGTATCTACACCAATACCATTTTACACGGAATGtaaaaagatatataatatgcaaatgCAAAGAAAACGGCATCCTATATTTTTGACTTTGTGGAGGTGTGAGCATTGCATTGTCATGACCACTAACATTAGTTCATACACATGTAAcacaaatttttaaactttttgcaaaacaaatattaaatgtaacaatGCATTTGAATTAGCTGCAAGTCCTTATATTATGACAATGACCATTCTTTCCtagatagataaatatatgtattaaatatcagTATGACTAAACTATCCGCAAGTTCTATGTAAAAATAGTCCTTATACTCTTAATAGgcaaatctaattataaaactaatatcagatgttttatgtacataaattacTCAAAAACTGTAAATTTGAAAAAGGTCtgattattcataaaaaaatataatgttggtATTTATTACCTGTTGTGCCAGCATTTCTTGTTGGTCAGAATTAACCGCAAGGCAAGCGCAAGCCACTGAGAACTGGACCAAGAATAAGAGGAACAAGATCACCATGTACTGTGCATCAAGTTAAGGTaacattatgaaaattattttgttgatcAGATAGTATTCTTTAGTATTGTTTCGTAATACTTCTCCCtaattatgtattgtaaattcaaagtaaataatataacaaattacaGCAAATAATATGAATGTATACTAAACCCTTTGTATGCAATTATCATAAGACAAAGTAAGATAAATCCTCTTGGCTACTAATTCAGATCTATTTAACTTCTAATCATTTTCTAGGGGATGTCTGTATcctaaactaaacaaaaaatgatTTCTGTGTGTTTTCAGATTTTCATAATTTCAATAGTAAAAAGTACTgttcaaatataacaaaaatattaatataagattattttatattaaaaattaaaatattttcaaaggaTACAAAGAACAGCATAACTTGATGATGTTTAACTGCCCCAGCCAATCCCAACAATGAGATCAGGATAAGAAAAACCCCACATGCGAGTATCCCCCCCAAAATTGGAAGGTTCGATACCAGGGATGAAGCCTGTCCATACACTGCCACTGTAATGAGAATACTTGCAACCACCTGCAAATAGAAAGAAAATACTCATTGCTTATAagtttataactaaaatattttgagtatAAAAGACCttgaataagtattatttagagatttctaataaataacatcaaatcaaaaatattcattgtGATGTgaataaatcatataaaataagtacctattGTATTATCATTTGGAACCTAGTTATCAAGCATTACCAATTAggtataataaactatttagatatttattttaatctcagaatattgtattttcttatattaacttacattaaaataagtttataaaaagtaaaacttaaaactttcacattttttCTTAATGGTGATCAGGgaattactaatatattattatacatagtgCCATTATGAAGAGAACATAAAACCTATCCAAaacatatgtttttatattatgagtaagtatttattgtatCAGAACTAGGAAAACGGAATCACAGCAAACCAATCTGTTCCTAAACTCCAGATGACTCAGATTAGATGGCGTACCTAAGGTCAAAAAGCCTAGGTGATTTTGAGGCTCATATTCATTTaccttatatatttatcaattaatgaattaatatttactcgttttgttttttatggatACTTTATATAGGTATTCCTGCAGTTATTTACTAATCTTATAAATCTGAATTAATCTGTTTTGACCTTTAAGACCACAAAACGCATTGAAGGTCTAAGACAATTATgggtagatttaaaataattaatgtacctAACACAATAGGGAATTATAGTACACAGTCATTCCTGTTTCTACTTACCACATAAAGGATATTTAACGCAATTAATGCGTTCTTAGAACAAGTGAATCCACCACACATTTTGATTGCTATTATATCAATACTAACAAATCACTATTCCGTGCACTAAATCtgaagtaaatttttaaaacatgacttgaacgttttaataaaaataatttcgcaaagaaatgctttttattacaacaaaaagtaTTCAAAAAACCACATTTACCACAGGCAGAGAATAAACTTTGTGAACATAAGCAACGAGAACTGTCAGTCCTGtcaccagtgttgccagggcccttgagtcgtaagttacgtttcgtttccttaaaagttacatttttgctgcaaaagttacattattgttttttttttaatatacgcgtttttgggcaagcatttttGTAGCTGCGAAACCGCGGGaactcgcgaagtaggaaatgtgcgcgcgcacactcaagcaaaatcaagttttaatatatgcaaaatACGTTTCAtattgtcatggcgagccatctctgagtgtgatatggagtgaaatactttttaaactCGCCAGTTTTAGGCATATTCAATTTGGATGccttgaatagaaatgcgttcgtaaactgtttacaataaaaatattgtattacaaatctcgttgttctcaaaagttacgaaaattgccttaaatataaaaattacttacatgttacgcgagggggtcaaaagtaacgaaaaatgtaagaaatgtaaccttctggcaacactgcctGTCACAGCTGTCGTCTGACCAAagataataataagtttaccatcgatatatacataatactaGTATACTACGTTTCGGTAGAATTGtacctaatatattatgcatttacCTACAGCTACTAAAAACCTAGTGTTTCCactaagtttaatataaatacctacttacattTTTCCGTCAGGGCATTGAAATAACAGTCCCAAAAtcttgttaca carries:
- the LOC115446661 gene encoding tetraspanin-13 isoform X2, which translates into the protein MCGGFTCSKNALIALNILYVVVASILITVAVYGQASSLVSNLPILGGILACGVFLILISLLGLAGAVKHHQVMLFFYMVILFLLFLVQFSVACACLAVNSDQQEMLAQQGWNEMDTDVRQQVQDRYQCCGFQNTLNNTNADHPSCDVINASCCKDSNVPNCQCEPCMEKLKETIDYAFKLCGGIGLFFSFTEFLGVWLTVRYRNQKDPRANPSAFL
- the LOC115446661 gene encoding tetraspanin-13 isoform X1 — encoded protein: MCGGFTCSKNALIALNILYVVVASILITVAVYGQASSLVSNLPILGGILACGVFLILISLLGLAGAVKHHQVMLFFYMVILFLLFLVQFSVACACLAVNSDQQEMLAQQGWNEMDTDVRQQVQDRYQCCGFQNTLNNTNADHPSCDVINASCCKDSNVPNCQCEPCMEKLKETIDYAFKLCGGIGLFFSFTELFAVWLARRYRNQPDPNYKEPHAIFPRQNYLY